In Atribacteraceae bacterium, the following are encoded in one genomic region:
- a CDS encoding cyclase family protein, with translation MKTVDLSHPITVAMPVWPQDPLIEITTLATVEENCFLLNQLTVGEHSGTHFGVPAHFVPGGLTAEAVPSEALIAPGVVLDIRSACTANPDYVLTIKDILIWETTHLPIPPRSYVLTLTGWSERWNEPARYFGLTKTKTRHYPGFGEESVVFLMEERDCLGLGIDTPGIDPGFDEDFLSNSALFKRGGYHLENLTNLEYLPAHGFTLFIGLLPVSGGSGSPARVLAQFQETT, from the coding sequence ATGAAAACAGTCGATCTCAGTCATCCTATAACCGTCGCGATGCCCGTCTGGCCGCAAGACCCGCTTATCGAAATCACCACCCTGGCCACCGTCGAGGAAAATTGCTTTCTCCTGAACCAGCTTACAGTCGGTGAACATTCCGGGACCCACTTCGGCGTTCCGGCCCATTTCGTCCCCGGCGGACTCACCGCCGAGGCGGTTCCCTCGGAAGCCCTGATCGCACCCGGCGTAGTCCTCGATATCCGGTCAGCCTGTACTGCCAATCCCGATTATGTCCTGACCATCAAGGATATCCTGATTTGGGAAACTACACATCTCCCCATCCCTCCTCGCTCTTATGTCCTAACTTTGACTGGCTGGAGCGAAAGATGGAACGAACCGGCCCGTTACTTTGGCCTAACCAAGACCAAAACCAGGCATTATCCCGGCTTCGGTGAAGAATCAGTCGTCTTCCTGATGGAGGAACGCGACTGTCTTGGTTTGGGTATCGATACCCCCGGAATCGATCCGGGCTTTGACGAGGATTTTCTTTCCAATAGTGCTTTATTCAAACGAGGCGGTTACCATTTGGAAAACCTTACCAATCTAGAATATCTCCCGGCTCACGGTTTTACCCTGTTCATCGGTCTATTGCCTGTATCCGGAGGATCCGGGTCTCCGGCCCGGGTCTTGGCTCAGTTTCAGGAAACAACCTGA